In Candidatus Nealsonbacteria bacterium CG07_land_8_20_14_0_80_39_13, one DNA window encodes the following:
- a CDS encoding lipoprotein-releasing system ATP-binding protein LolD, with translation MVNDKSLIKLEDVWKIYQLGKVELTALKGVILEIFEGSFVSIVGSSGSGKSTLLNMLGCLDFPSKGKTFLKGKDISLLSEDELSQARGKIIGFVFQEFNLLPNFSALQNVMFPMIFQGIPEAERVKKAKELLISLGLKERICHQPSELSGGERQRVAIARALANDPEMIIADEPTGNLDSVTGTKIMEILTDFHKNLGRTVVVVTHDPKVARYSKEMINIKDGEIISDHSNSNESLWKK, from the coding sequence ATGGTAAACGACAAGTCATTGATCAAACTGGAGGATGTTTGGAAAATATATCAGCTGGGAAAAGTGGAGCTGACGGCTTTAAAAGGCGTAATCCTTGAAATTTTTGAAGGCTCTTTTGTGAGCATAGTCGGCTCATCAGGATCCGGAAAATCAACTTTATTAAATATGCTCGGTTGTCTGGATTTCCCCTCAAAGGGAAAAACTTTTTTGAAAGGGAAAGACATTTCTCTTTTAAGCGAAGATGAGCTTTCTCAAGCCAGAGGGAAAATCATCGGTTTTGTTTTCCAAGAGTTTAATTTATTGCCCAATTTTTCCGCTCTTCAGAACGTAATGTTTCCGATGATTTTTCAGGGAATTCCGGAGGCGGAGAGGGTGAAAAAAGCCAAAGAACTTTTAATTTCACTGGGACTGAAAGAAAGAATTTGTCATCAACCGTCTGAATTATCGGGCGGAGAAAGACAAAGGGTGGCTATTGCCAGGGCATTAGCCAATGATCCGGAAATGATTATAGCTGATGAGCCTACCGGAAATTTAGACTCTGTTACGGGAACCAAGATAATGGAAATTTTGACCGATTTTCACAAAAATTTAGGGAGAACGGTTGTCGTTGTTACTCACGATCCGAAAGTGGCAAGATATAGCAAGGAGATGATTAATATTAAGGATGGGGAGATAATATCCGACCATTCCAATTCAAACGAATCATTATGGAAGAAATAA